From Actinopolymorpha cephalotaxi, one genomic window encodes:
- the eno gene encoding phosphopyruvate hydratase has translation MATIEALTAREILDSRGNPTVEVEVGLDDGTIARADVPSGASTGAFEAVELRDGDDKRFVGKGVTSAVRGVVDVIAPELVGYEASEQRLIDARLMDLDGTPNKAKLGANALLGVSLAVARAAASSADLPLFRYVGGPNAHLLPVPMLNIVNGGAHADNDVDFQEFMIAPIGAATFAEALRWGAETYHALKAVLKSQGLSTGLGDEGGFAPNLPSNRAALDLISTAVGAAGFRFGTDIAVAIDAAATEFYDADTDRYRFEGGDKTSEELAAYYAELRASYPLVSLEDPLAEDDWSGWAGLTETLGGKVQLVGDDLFVTNPERISRGIAEQSANAVLIKLNQIGTLTETLDAVDMSHRAGFRTMISHRSGETEDTTIADLAVATNAGQIKTGAPARSERVAKYNQLLRIEEELDDAARYAGRTAFPRFTSE, from the coding sequence GTGGCAACGATCGAGGCCCTCACCGCCCGCGAGATTCTGGATTCGCGCGGCAATCCCACCGTCGAGGTCGAGGTGGGTCTCGACGACGGCACCATCGCCCGCGCTGACGTACCCTCCGGCGCGTCGACCGGCGCGTTCGAGGCGGTGGAGCTGCGCGACGGTGACGACAAGCGCTTCGTCGGCAAGGGCGTCACCAGCGCGGTGCGCGGCGTGGTCGACGTGATCGCCCCCGAGCTGGTCGGTTACGAGGCCAGCGAGCAGAGGCTGATCGACGCCCGTCTGATGGACCTGGACGGCACGCCCAACAAGGCCAAGCTCGGCGCCAACGCGCTGCTCGGTGTGTCGCTGGCCGTCGCCCGCGCCGCCGCGTCCTCGGCCGACCTGCCGTTGTTCCGCTACGTCGGCGGGCCCAACGCGCACCTGCTCCCGGTGCCGATGCTCAACATCGTCAACGGCGGCGCGCACGCCGACAACGACGTCGACTTCCAGGAGTTCATGATCGCCCCGATCGGGGCGGCCACCTTCGCCGAGGCGCTGCGCTGGGGTGCGGAGACCTACCACGCGCTGAAGGCGGTTCTGAAGAGCCAGGGCCTGTCCACCGGGCTCGGCGACGAGGGCGGCTTCGCGCCCAACCTGCCGTCCAACCGGGCGGCGCTGGACCTGATCTCCACCGCGGTCGGCGCGGCCGGCTTCCGGTTCGGGACCGACATCGCCGTGGCCATCGACGCCGCGGCCACCGAGTTCTACGACGCCGACACCGACCGCTACCGCTTCGAGGGTGGCGACAAGACGTCGGAGGAGCTGGCGGCCTACTACGCCGAGCTGCGTGCGTCGTACCCCCTGGTGTCCCTGGAGGACCCGCTGGCCGAGGACGACTGGTCCGGCTGGGCGGGGCTCACCGAGACCCTCGGCGGGAAGGTGCAGCTGGTCGGCGACGACCTGTTCGTCACCAACCCCGAGCGGATCAGCCGCGGCATCGCCGAGCAGTCGGCCAACGCGGTGCTCATCAAGCTCAACCAGATCGGCACCCTCACCGAGACCCTCGACGCGGTGGACATGTCCCACCGGGCGGGCTTCCGCACGATGATCAGCCACCGGTCCGGTGAGACCGAGGACACCACGATCGCCGACCTCGCGGTGGCGACCAACGCGGGGCAGATCAAGACCGGTGCCCCCGCGCGCAGTGAGCGGGTGGCGAAGTACAACCAGCTGCTGCGGATCGAGGAGGAGCTGGACGACGCGGCCCGGTACGCCGGACGTACGGCGTTCCCGCGGTTCACCTCCGAGTAG
- a CDS encoding Ppx/GppA phosphatase family protein: MAAVDCGTNSIRLLVADITSEPATGTRALHELDRRLEIVRLGEGVDRTGRLSEQALDRTFAACERYAERIRELGAEQVRFVATSASRDAGNRAEFVAGVREVLGVEPEVITGAEEADLSFAGSTRELAGRRIPTPYLVVDIGGGSTEFVLGGARPEAAVSVDLGCVRLTERYLTDDPPTPAQIEQARAEVERQLDEVAGEVPLERARTLVGLAGTVTTVAAMALDLPSYDRDRIHHARVPAADVHAAADRLLTMTHAQRKALPYMHPGRVDVIGAGALILDRILARVSPHLARTHLLVSEHDILDGIAWSAAEQASRPAG, translated from the coding sequence GTGGCCGCCGTCGACTGCGGCACCAACTCCATCCGGCTGCTGGTCGCCGACATCACCTCCGAGCCGGCCACCGGGACGCGGGCCCTGCACGAGCTGGACCGCCGGCTGGAGATCGTCCGGCTGGGCGAGGGCGTCGACCGTACCGGCCGGTTGTCCGAGCAGGCGCTGGACCGGACGTTCGCCGCCTGCGAGCGGTACGCCGAGCGGATCCGCGAGCTGGGTGCGGAGCAGGTGCGGTTCGTGGCCACCTCAGCCTCCCGCGACGCCGGCAACCGGGCCGAGTTCGTGGCGGGGGTCCGGGAGGTCCTCGGCGTCGAACCCGAGGTGATCACCGGCGCGGAGGAGGCGGACCTGTCCTTCGCCGGCTCGACTCGGGAGCTCGCCGGACGCCGGATCCCGACGCCGTACCTCGTCGTGGACATCGGCGGCGGCTCCACCGAGTTCGTCCTCGGCGGCGCCCGCCCGGAGGCCGCGGTCTCGGTCGACCTGGGCTGCGTACGCCTGACCGAGCGGTACCTCACCGACGACCCGCCGACGCCCGCGCAGATCGAGCAGGCCCGGGCGGAGGTCGAGCGTCAGCTGGACGAGGTGGCCGGGGAGGTTCCGCTGGAGCGCGCCCGTACCCTCGTCGGCCTGGCCGGCACGGTGACCACGGTGGCGGCGATGGCGCTGGACCTGCCGTCGTACGACCGCGACCGGATCCACCACGCCCGCGTCCCCGCGGCCGACGTGCACGCGGCCGCCGACCGGCTGCTGACGATGACCCATGCGCAGCGGAAGGCGCTGCCGTACATGCATCCGGGCCGGGTGGACGTGATCGGCGCCGGCGCGCTGATCCTGGACCGGATCCTCGCCCGGGTGTCGCCGCACCTCGCCCGTACGCACCTGCTGGTCAGCGAGCACGACATCCTGGACGGCATCGCGTGGAGCGCCGCCGAGCAGGCGTCCCGTCCGGCCGGCTGA
- a CDS encoding uracil-DNA glycosylase: MTAPEQRPHPVTGVAFASPVPPGTGWPDDPAEPDTPVAHDAAEVERLAATAPDLGELTARQSVCRACPRLVEWREEVAASPRRSFAGEPYWGRPVAGWGDPAPAILVVGLAPAAHGGNRTGRIFTGDRSGDWLFAALARVGLAVQPTSVSAGDGQRLLGVRVVAAVRCAPPANKPLPAERDACFPWLRREWELCAPTVRSVVALGSYGWTAAVGTLAALGYRIPRPRPRFGHGAEVPLAAPDEAPAERPEVLLVGSYHPSQQNTFTGKLTEPMLDAVLTRAADHAGLPAH; this comes from the coding sequence ATGACAGCGCCCGAACAGCGTCCGCATCCGGTGACCGGTGTGGCGTTCGCCAGTCCGGTTCCTCCGGGCACCGGCTGGCCCGACGACCCGGCCGAGCCGGACACTCCCGTCGCGCACGACGCGGCCGAGGTCGAGCGGCTCGCGGCCACCGCGCCGGACCTCGGCGAGCTGACCGCCCGGCAGTCGGTGTGCCGGGCCTGCCCCCGCCTGGTCGAGTGGCGCGAGGAGGTCGCCGCCTCGCCGCGCCGGTCGTTCGCCGGCGAGCCGTACTGGGGCCGCCCGGTGGCCGGGTGGGGCGATCCTGCGCCCGCGATCCTGGTCGTCGGGCTGGCTCCGGCCGCGCACGGCGGCAACCGTACCGGCCGGATCTTCACCGGCGACCGGTCCGGCGACTGGTTGTTCGCCGCGCTCGCCCGGGTGGGCCTCGCGGTGCAGCCGACGAGCGTTTCCGCAGGGGACGGGCAACGGCTGCTCGGCGTCCGCGTGGTCGCCGCGGTCCGCTGCGCGCCGCCCGCGAACAAGCCGCTGCCGGCCGAACGCGACGCGTGCTTTCCCTGGCTGCGCAGGGAGTGGGAACTGTGCGCACCGACCGTCCGGTCGGTGGTCGCCCTCGGGTCGTACGGCTGGACCGCCGCCGTCGGCACCCTCGCCGCGCTGGGCTACCGGATTCCCCGCCCGCGGCCGCGGTTCGGCCACGGAGCGGAGGTGCCGCTGGCCGCGCCCGACGAGGCTCCGGCCGAGCGCCCCGAGGTGCTCCTCGTCGGCTCCTACCACCCGAGCCAGCAGAACACCTTCACCGGCAAGCTCACCGAGCCGATGCTCGACGCCGTCCTCACCCGCGCGGCCGACCACGCCGGTCTGCCCGCGCACTGA
- a CDS encoding FtsB family cell division protein — MSDARGGRNARPAGRGQGPGRAKPGASGRGARGGAGASRTTRRSAGAGPTRTAGRGEARPEAAVRPGVARATSGTVPSARRDPGRPDAAKLASRRNANVTGRAAILALVIAALVISYASSLRAWVEQRSQIAALRTEETQRTKRVASLEKELRRWHDPAYVQAQARERLRWVKPGETGYVVVDEDGSVSKAPAVAGAAAVPTGPQQAWWSSLWGSVERAGVQPTSPPVGKTPSTPKHQPPKTIDPSPTQTPRPNR; from the coding sequence GTGAGCGACGCGCGAGGTGGCCGCAACGCCCGGCCGGCGGGCCGCGGGCAGGGTCCGGGCCGGGCCAAGCCCGGCGCGTCCGGGCGCGGAGCGCGGGGTGGTGCGGGTGCTTCCCGGACCACCCGCCGCTCCGCCGGGGCCGGTCCCACCCGCACGGCCGGCCGGGGCGAGGCCCGTCCGGAGGCGGCGGTGCGGCCCGGGGTGGCCCGCGCGACCTCCGGAACCGTGCCCAGCGCACGCCGCGACCCCGGCCGGCCCGACGCTGCCAAACTCGCCTCGCGGCGCAACGCCAACGTCACCGGCCGGGCGGCGATCCTGGCGCTGGTGATCGCGGCGCTGGTCATCTCCTACGCGTCCAGCCTGCGGGCCTGGGTCGAACAACGCAGCCAGATCGCCGCGCTGCGCACCGAGGAGACCCAGCGCACCAAGCGCGTGGCCTCGCTGGAGAAGGAGCTGCGGCGCTGGCACGATCCGGCGTACGTCCAGGCGCAGGCCCGCGAACGCCTGCGCTGGGTGAAGCCGGGCGAGACGGGATACGTCGTCGTGGACGAGGACGGCTCGGTCTCGAAGGCGCCGGCCGTCGCCGGTGCCGCGGCCGTACCCACGGGACCCCAGCAGGCCTGGTGGTCCAGCCTGTGGGGGAGTGTCGAGAGGGCCGGTGTGCAGCCGACGTCGCCCCCGGTCGGTAAGACGCCCAGCACGCCGAAGCACCAGCCGCCGAAGACCATCGACCCCAGTCCCACCCAGACGCCGCGACCGAACCGATGA